The segment CCCGCTGGCCGAAGATCCCGGAGAGCCATGTGGATAGAGAAGTTCTCAAGCTGACAGATCACAAAAATGGCCAGTGCCAGCTTAACCTGCTGAACTCCATAGGTAGGGGGTGTGTAGAGAGGGTGGTTGATGTAATAAGCCATCCACGCAGCAAAGCCCCAGTAGTAGGTGCAGTTTTTGAAGATGTTTCGCAGGGGCATGGTTCCGTGAGAGACTCGGTGCACAAAGAGAGTCTCCAGCAGGCGCTTGATGTAGTGGAAGGAGTGGCACATGCAGGCGAGGTGCACCACCATATGCTGACTGGATGTAAAGTCATATTTGCGGCCATAAATGAAGGGCACCCGGAAGTAGAAGAGCAGGTAGATGAAAAGGGGCCCAGCATACTCCGTCAGGAAGACCGTCACCCAGCTGATCTGGGCCCCGAGGTCCCGGAAGTAGAGCGTGGCTGTGGTGCCCACAGGAAGCTTCTGCAACACATCTTCATCTTTCAGGGACTTCCCCTTGGGGTCCAGGCGGAGGGACTGGCGGGCAGGATACCACTGCGGGAGTGTCTTGGTGAAAAGGGTCTTGATTTCAGAAATGGTGGCCTGAGGCTCTACCTTGTCCAGGAAGCACAGCTTCTCCCTCGTCTTTGCATCCACCTCGTAGTGCTTCATGGTTCTTCCACAGGATGGCACCTGCACCTCTGCAGCTGAGTAGCCTCCCTGCTGCACCAACCACCACCCAGCCCCTCACACACAAGGAGCAGCACTCCAGGGCCACAACTGTTCTTCTTAAACTGAGACTATTACCTTCTGCCTTAGTTAGGCTTTCTGCGGttgtgatgaagcaccatgaccaaagcaagttggggtaggaaagggtttatttgccttTGCACTTCCATaccactgttcatcactgaaggaagtcaggacagggactgAGAGAGGGAACCTACAGGGAGgagtgatgcagaggccatggaggggtgctgcttactggcttctgcctgcttttttatagaaccctgaccatcagcaccacccacaatgagttgGCTCTCCCCTCCAAATAAATCACCAAGAAAATGACCTACTGGCTTGCCTACATCCTGGTCCTTTTTTGtctttaagatttactttatatatgtgagtacactgtcgctgtcctcagacacaccagaagagggcatcagatcccattacagatggctgtgagtcaccatgtggttgctgggaattgaactcaggacctctagaagagcagtcagtgctcttattggctaagccatctctccagcccctacatcaTAGTCTTATGGAGACTTTTTCTCAATATGAGTTTCCCTCCTTTTTGATGACTCTGGCTGTgtccagttgacataaaactagccagcacctTGCTCCCATCCCCCTAAGAAGGACAGTTCTACTTCCACAGGCTTGTGGAGACAGGAAGTGTGATCCAATGAAGTCTTGTGATCCAATGAAGTCAATCATATGCTCCTTCCCGGGAACATGAATCTTGGGCACACGAACAGAAAAATCTATTGGAAAATCCAATAGAAAGATGGGAAATGGTTGGAGGTAGTGTGCCCCAAAACAAAAGTCTGAGAGAAACTGGCTGGTGTTTCTGTACCCGGGCTTTCCTGGGTCCTGTTACTCCAACCTGTGTAATTTGGCCTTCTCTTTAACCTACCAAGTGACCTCTTATTCTTCtaacactatttttttaaattgcttattttatttatttacatttcaaatattatctctcttcttggtttctcctccacaaacccccatcctatacacccactcctgcctcactgccctagcattcccctacactggggcatcgagcctccacaggaccaagggcctcctctcacattgatgccaggtaaggccatcctctgctacatatgcatctggagccatgggtccctcactCTTTAAAAGCTTAGTTAATTTTTCAGTTCTTTGCCAAAAaccatttattattttaacaAGTAAAATACCCTTATCCCGCCCCCCACAATCTGGGGCAGAATGGAAACTGATAGCAACATCTGGAAGAATTGGAGCTTTGTTTTATTTCGACCTGCTGTTAACAATTCTTTGTCACGGGGAATCTTCTCTCTGTTTTCCTAACACAGTAccaatcttctttctttcttttttctttccttccttctttctttttttaaagtatcatGAGTACCTAGGGGAGGCCTGAAGAGAGGATCAgatgcccctggagctggagttgcaggtggctgtgagctgccccaCTGTGAGCattgggaacagaacccaggtccttgagggaagcagcaagcattcttaaatcactgagccatctctccagccccttgcctCCACTTTGATTTCTTGATAGTTGTTTGATTTTTAGTACAATGATTGTGGCACTGGAGCGGCCCACGAATAACTCATTTGATAGTGCCAACTCGTTCACACAACTGGTTTGAATTAACTTGCAGGAGGCACTCTTGGTGAAACAATCCAGCCTTGAATTGATTTTGCTGATAGGTGGGGTGACTCACAAAGACATTAAGTCACAGAATTAGATGCAGTCCTCTTACACAACCACCTTAGAGAGTATAAACAATGACATAATCAGTAAATATTGGCACAAAGGATAACCTACCATGATATTAAGGGCTTCttcaattaacataaataacGGTCGCTTTATCCTTACTTTAAATATACATCTGGCGGGGGGCAAGTGTGAAAGTGGATCAATTTGTGATTTGAATTGGCAGCACATGACAACAGTTCAGACCAACTGGGCCACAAGTATCATCACATTTACAGTACATGCATGTAGGGTTGCCTGTGTTAGGTAAAGAAACACTTCCAGGTGACTTACGCAATAGATGAGTTCCACAGGAAGATGAGGTATGGCAGGGACCGAATCACTAAGAACTGTGTGTCCTGGGAAGAGTATGAAGAAACGGCTCCTCGCCCACAATCAAGTCaccaaaacatttcataaaagGAGACATGTGTccgttcttttttttcccccagttctGCTTTCTTCTACCCTGACTTTTAAAGACAGTGGAGAGTATCCAGAGGAGAGGGATTCTCAGAGCTAAAACAAGGGCTTGTCACGATTCTCCTAAGAGCCAGGGTGCCATTCACAAAATTTGAGACCCACCCTAGCTGGGTAAATGAACAC is part of the Rattus norvegicus strain BN/NHsdMcwi chromosome 1, GRCr8, whole genome shotgun sequence genome and harbors:
- the Tecrl2 gene encoding very-long-chain enoyl-CoA reductase-like — its product is MKHYEVDAKTREKLCFLDKVEPQATISEIKTLFTKTLPQWYPARQSLRLDPKGKSLKDEDVLQKLPVGTTATLYFRDLGAQISWVTVFLTEYAGPLFIYLLFYFRVPFIYGRKYDFTSSQHMVVHLACMCHSFHYIKRLLETLFVHRVSHGTMPLRNIFKNCTYYWGFAAWMAYYINHPLYTPPTYGVQQVKLALAIFVICQLENFSIHMALRDLRPAGSKIRKIPYPTKNPFTWLFLLVSCPNYTYEVGSWIGFAIMTQCVPVALFSLVGFTQMTIWAKGKHRSYLKEFRDYPPLRMPIIPFLL